A window from Peromyscus eremicus chromosome 1, PerEre_H2_v1, whole genome shotgun sequence encodes these proteins:
- the LOC131902640 gene encoding vomeronasal type-2 receptor 116-like isoform X1: MLTLHFFFWLLNIHLLMSNLTHPKCFWRTKQNKNKHGDMVTGCGFYLFAVQRPVDKVYFRFTLDMLIPTRNYQFALPLSFAVEEINRNLYLLPNVSLVFSLFTDNYNKQTFQNSIYNSAKKHRLHLNYICNDKPKCFVMITGPMLAPSMSLAQFLESLKILYLMLLPAFYVLQLTYGPFHPILNDRVQFPNLYQMAPKDTALALAMVSLMLHFNWNWVGLAISDDDQGLHFLSDLRGESEVQRVCLAFVIMIPVNMELYMSRAEVYNNQIETSSTNVVIIYGDIGSTLAVCFRMWVSQGMQRIWVTTSQWDVTTSKRDFTVDSFHGTLAFAHHHAEISGLKNYVQILNPSKYTDLFLAGLGWMYFSCEASTSNCKTLVNCSSNASLEWLMLQSFDMAFSDDAYDIYNAVYAVAHALHEMLLQQVENQPINTVRALDSDCSQLYPFLKNMHFINPVGDIINMNQKEKLQAEYGIYHICNFPHGVGLKVKIGEFKPYFPHGQQLHLYEDMIAWTTGTRQMPSAVCSVGCSPGFRKFQQEGMAACCFDCIPCPANEISNETDMDQCIKCPEDQYANAEQNHCLYKDVTFLAFDDPLGMTLSCMALCLSAFTILVLGVFVKHQDTPIVRANNLTLSYILLISLIFCFLCSLFFIGHPNSVTCILQQITYGVSFTVAVSTVLAKTITVVLAFKVNTPGRRMKWLLVSGAPTYIIPICITIQIILCAIWLGASPPSVDIDAYSEHDHIIIVCNKGSVTAFYSVLGYLGSLALGSFTVAFLARNLPDTFNEAKFLTFSMLLFCSVWVTFLPVYHSTKGKVMVAVEVFSILASSAGLLGCIFVPKCYIILLRPERNSLQKLREKTFSRTHIS; the protein is encoded by the exons ATGCTCACTCTGCATTTCTTCTTCTGGCTCCTGAACATCCACCTCCTCATGTCCAACCTCACTCACCCCAAGTGCTTCTGGAGAACGaagcagaataaaaataaacatggagATATGGTGACAGGTTGTGGATTTTACCTTTTTGCAGTGCAGAGACCAGTGGACAAAGTGTATTTCAGGTTTACCCTGGATATGCT AATACCAACTCGAAACTACCAGTTTGCTCTGCCTTTGTCTTTTGCTGTGGAAGAAATCAACAGGAATCTATATCTTCTACCAAATGTGTCTCTCGTATTTTCCTTGTTCACTGACAAttataataaacaaacatttcaaaattcCATATACAATTCTGCAAAAAAGCATAGACTTCACCTTAACTACATCTGTAATGATAAACCCAAATGCTTTGTAATGATTACAGGACCAATGTTAGCACCATCCATGAGCCTGGCACAATTTTTGGA ATCTCTGAAAATCCTCTACCTCATGCTTCTCCCTGCGTTTTATGTCCTTCAGCTCACCTATGGACCTTTCCATCCTATCCTGAATGATCGTGTACAATTTCCCAATCTGTATCAGATGGCACCCAAGGACACAGCTCTGGCCCTGGCCATGGTCTCTTTGATGCTTCATTTCAACTGGAACTGGGTTGGGCTGGCCATCTCAGATGATGACCAGGGTCTCCATTTTCTCTCAGATCTGAGAGGAGAAAGTGAAGTCCAAAGAGTCTGCTTAGCCTTTGTGATCATGATCCCAGTCAACATGGAGTTATACATGTCAAGAGCTGAAGTGTATAACAACCAAATTGAGACATCATCTACAAATGTTGTTATTATTTATGGTGACATAGGCAGTACTCTAGCTGTGTGTTTTAGAATGTGGGTATCACAGGGTATGCAGAGAATATGGGTTACCACCTCACAGTGGGATGTCACTACAAGTAAGAGAGACTTCACAGTTGACTCATTCCATGGGACTCTTGcttttgcacaccaccatgctgagATTTCTGGTCTTAAAAATTATGTTCAGATATTAAACCCTTCCAAATACACAGACCTATTCCTGGCAGGACTGGGGTGGATGTACTTTAGCTGTGAAGCCTCCACATCTAACTGTAAGACACTGGTGAACTGCTCATCGAATGCCTCACTGGAATGGTTAATGCTACAGAGTTTTGACATGGCCTTCAGTGATGATGCTTATGATATATACAATGCTGTGTATGCTGTGGCCCATGCTCTCCATGAAATGCTTCTTCAACAAGTAGAAAACCAGCCAATCAACACTGTGAGAGCACTAGATTCTGACTGCTCACAG CTGTACCCATTTCTGAAGAATATGCACTTTATTAATCCTGTTGGAGATATAATAAATatgaatcagaaagaaaaactgcAAGCCGAGTATGGGATTTACCACATTTGTAATTTCCCCCATGGTGTTGGACTCAAGGTTAAAATAGGAGAGTTTAAGCCGTATTTTCCACATGGTCAACAGCTCCATTTATATGAAGACATGATAGCGTGGACAACAGGAACTAGACAG ATGCCCTCTGCTGTGTGCAGTGTTGGTTGTTCCCCTGGATTCAGAAAATTCCAACAAGAAGGAATGGCAGCCTGCTGTTTTGATTGCATCCCCTGCCCAGCAaatgagatttccaatgagacag ATATGGATCAATGTATAAAGTGTCCAGAGGACCAGTATGCCAACGCAGAGCAGAACCACTGCCTGTACAAAGATGTGACCTTTCTGGCCTTTGATGACCCCTTGGGGATGACTCTGTCCTGTATGGCCTTGTGTTTGTCTGCATTCACCATTCTGGTTCTTGGGGTCTTTGTGAAGCACCAAGACACTCCCATTGTGAGGGCCAATAACCTCACTCTCAGCTACATCCTGCTCATCTCCctcatcttctgtttcctctgttccttGTTCTTCATTGGCCATCCCAACTCAGTCACCTGCATCCTGCAGCAAATAACATATGGAGTTTCGttcactgtggctgtttccactgtgttggCCAAGACAATTACTGTGGTTTTGGCTTTCAAAGTCAATACTCCTGGAAGAAGAATGAAGTGGCTCCTGGTATCAGGCGCACCAACCTACATCATTCCCATCTGCATCACCATCCAAATTATACTCTGTGCAATCTGGCTGGGAGCTTCTCCTCCGTCTGTTGACATTGATGCATACTCTGAGCATGACCACATCATCATTGTGTGCAACAAGGGCTCAGTAACTGCTTTCTACTCTGTCTTAGGATACCTGGGCTCTCTGGCCCTGGGGAGCTTCACTGTGGCTTTTTTGGCCAGGAATCTccctgacacattcaatgaagccaaatTCTTGACATTCAGCATGCTGTTGTTCTGCAGTGTCTGGGTCACTtttctccctgtctaccacagcaccaagggcaaggtcatggtggctgtggaggtctTCTCCATCTTAGCCTCCAGTGCTGGCTTGCTGGGATGCATCTTTGTTCCCAAGTGCTACATCATTTTGCTAAGACCAGAGAGAAATTCTCTTCAAAAGTTAAGAGAGAAAACATTTTCCAGGACTCacatttcataa
- the LOC131902640 gene encoding vomeronasal type-2 receptor 116-like isoform X2: protein MLTLHFFFWLLNIHLLMSNLTHPKCFWRTKQNKNKHGDMVTGCGFYLFAVQRPVDKVYFRNNHILKTQIPTRNYQFALPLSFAVEEINRNLYLLPNVSLVFSLFTDNYNKQTFQNSIYNSAKKHRLHLNYICNDKPKCFVMITGPMLAPSMSLAQFLEFSKYPQLTYGPFHPILNDRVQFPNLYQMAPKDTALALAMVSLMLHFNWNWVGLAISDDDQGLHFLSDLRGESEVQRVCLAFVIMIPVNMELYMSRAEVYNNQIETSSTNVVIIYGDIGSTLAVCFRMWVSQGMQRIWVTTSQWDVTTSKRDFTVDSFHGTLAFAHHHAEISGLKNYVQILNPSKYTDLFLAGLGWMYFSCEASTSNCKTLVNCSSNASLEWLMLQSFDMAFSDDAYDIYNAVYAVAHALHEMLLQQVENQPINTVRALDSDCSQLYPFLKNMHFINPVGDIINMNQKEKLQAEYGIYHICNFPHGVGLKVKIGEFKPYFPHGQQLHLYEDMIAWTTGTRQMPSAVCSVGCSPGFRKFQQEGMAACCFDCIPCPANEISNETDMDQCIKCPEDQYANAEQNHCLYKDVTFLAFDDPLGMTLSCMALCLSAFTILVLGVFVKHQDTPIVRANNLTLSYILLISLIFCFLCSLFFIGHPNSVTCILQQITYGVSFTVAVSTVLAKTITVVLAFKVNTPGRRMKWLLVSGAPTYIIPICITIQIILCAIWLGASPPSVDIDAYSEHDHIIIVCNKGSVTAFYSVLGYLGSLALGSFTVAFLARNLPDTFNEAKFLTFSMLLFCSVWVTFLPVYHSTKGKVMVAVEVFSILASSAGLLGCIFVPKCYIILLRPERNSLQKLREKTFSRTHIS from the exons ATGCTCACTCTGCATTTCTTCTTCTGGCTCCTGAACATCCACCTCCTCATGTCCAACCTCACTCACCCCAAGTGCTTCTGGAGAACGaagcagaataaaaataaacatggagATATGGTGACAGGTTGTGGATTTTACCTTTTTGCAGTGCAGAGACCAGTGGACAAAGTGTATTTCAG aaacaatcatattttaaaaactca AATACCAACTCGAAACTACCAGTTTGCTCTGCCTTTGTCTTTTGCTGTGGAAGAAATCAACAGGAATCTATATCTTCTACCAAATGTGTCTCTCGTATTTTCCTTGTTCACTGACAAttataataaacaaacatttcaaaattcCATATACAATTCTGCAAAAAAGCATAGACTTCACCTTAACTACATCTGTAATGATAAACCCAAATGCTTTGTAATGATTACAGGACCAATGTTAGCACCATCCATGAGCCTGGCACAATTTTTGGAGTTCTCCAAATATCCACAG CTCACCTATGGACCTTTCCATCCTATCCTGAATGATCGTGTACAATTTCCCAATCTGTATCAGATGGCACCCAAGGACACAGCTCTGGCCCTGGCCATGGTCTCTTTGATGCTTCATTTCAACTGGAACTGGGTTGGGCTGGCCATCTCAGATGATGACCAGGGTCTCCATTTTCTCTCAGATCTGAGAGGAGAAAGTGAAGTCCAAAGAGTCTGCTTAGCCTTTGTGATCATGATCCCAGTCAACATGGAGTTATACATGTCAAGAGCTGAAGTGTATAACAACCAAATTGAGACATCATCTACAAATGTTGTTATTATTTATGGTGACATAGGCAGTACTCTAGCTGTGTGTTTTAGAATGTGGGTATCACAGGGTATGCAGAGAATATGGGTTACCACCTCACAGTGGGATGTCACTACAAGTAAGAGAGACTTCACAGTTGACTCATTCCATGGGACTCTTGcttttgcacaccaccatgctgagATTTCTGGTCTTAAAAATTATGTTCAGATATTAAACCCTTCCAAATACACAGACCTATTCCTGGCAGGACTGGGGTGGATGTACTTTAGCTGTGAAGCCTCCACATCTAACTGTAAGACACTGGTGAACTGCTCATCGAATGCCTCACTGGAATGGTTAATGCTACAGAGTTTTGACATGGCCTTCAGTGATGATGCTTATGATATATACAATGCTGTGTATGCTGTGGCCCATGCTCTCCATGAAATGCTTCTTCAACAAGTAGAAAACCAGCCAATCAACACTGTGAGAGCACTAGATTCTGACTGCTCACAG CTGTACCCATTTCTGAAGAATATGCACTTTATTAATCCTGTTGGAGATATAATAAATatgaatcagaaagaaaaactgcAAGCCGAGTATGGGATTTACCACATTTGTAATTTCCCCCATGGTGTTGGACTCAAGGTTAAAATAGGAGAGTTTAAGCCGTATTTTCCACATGGTCAACAGCTCCATTTATATGAAGACATGATAGCGTGGACAACAGGAACTAGACAG ATGCCCTCTGCTGTGTGCAGTGTTGGTTGTTCCCCTGGATTCAGAAAATTCCAACAAGAAGGAATGGCAGCCTGCTGTTTTGATTGCATCCCCTGCCCAGCAaatgagatttccaatgagacag ATATGGATCAATGTATAAAGTGTCCAGAGGACCAGTATGCCAACGCAGAGCAGAACCACTGCCTGTACAAAGATGTGACCTTTCTGGCCTTTGATGACCCCTTGGGGATGACTCTGTCCTGTATGGCCTTGTGTTTGTCTGCATTCACCATTCTGGTTCTTGGGGTCTTTGTGAAGCACCAAGACACTCCCATTGTGAGGGCCAATAACCTCACTCTCAGCTACATCCTGCTCATCTCCctcatcttctgtttcctctgttccttGTTCTTCATTGGCCATCCCAACTCAGTCACCTGCATCCTGCAGCAAATAACATATGGAGTTTCGttcactgtggctgtttccactgtgttggCCAAGACAATTACTGTGGTTTTGGCTTTCAAAGTCAATACTCCTGGAAGAAGAATGAAGTGGCTCCTGGTATCAGGCGCACCAACCTACATCATTCCCATCTGCATCACCATCCAAATTATACTCTGTGCAATCTGGCTGGGAGCTTCTCCTCCGTCTGTTGACATTGATGCATACTCTGAGCATGACCACATCATCATTGTGTGCAACAAGGGCTCAGTAACTGCTTTCTACTCTGTCTTAGGATACCTGGGCTCTCTGGCCCTGGGGAGCTTCACTGTGGCTTTTTTGGCCAGGAATCTccctgacacattcaatgaagccaaatTCTTGACATTCAGCATGCTGTTGTTCTGCAGTGTCTGGGTCACTtttctccctgtctaccacagcaccaagggcaaggtcatggtggctgtggaggtctTCTCCATCTTAGCCTCCAGTGCTGGCTTGCTGGGATGCATCTTTGTTCCCAAGTGCTACATCATTTTGCTAAGACCAGAGAGAAATTCTCTTCAAAAGTTAAGAGAGAAAACATTTTCCAGGACTCacatttcataa
- the LOC131902640 gene encoding vomeronasal type-2 receptor 116-like isoform X5 encodes MLTLHFFFWLLNIHLLMSNLTHPKCFWRTKQNKNKHGDMVTGCGFYLFAVQRPVDKVYFRFTLDMLIPTRNYQFALPLSFAVEEINRNLYLLPNVSLVFSLFTDNYNKQTFQNSIYNSAKKHRLHLNYICNDKPKCFVMITGPTFYVLQLTYGPFHPILNDRVQFPNLYQMAPKDTALALAMVSLMLHFNWNWVGLAISDDDQGLHFLSDLRGESEVQRVCLAFVIMIPVNMELYMSRAEVYNNQIETSSTNVVIIYGDIGSTLAVCFRMWVSQGMQRIWVTTSQWDVTTSKRDFTVDSFHGTLAFAHHHAEISGLKNYVQILNPSKYTDLFLAGLGWMYFSCEASTSNCKTLVNCSSNASLEWLMLQSFDMAFSDDAYDIYNAVYAVAHALHEMLLQQVENQPINTVRALDSDCSQLYPFLKNMHFINPVGDIINMNQKEKLQAEYGIYHICNFPHGVGLKVKIGEFKPYFPHGQQLHLYEDMIAWTTGTRQMPSAVCSVGCSPGFRKFQQEGMAACCFDCIPCPANEISNETDMDQCIKCPEDQYANAEQNHCLYKDVTFLAFDDPLGMTLSCMALCLSAFTILVLGVFVKHQDTPIVRANNLTLSYILLISLIFCFLCSLFFIGHPNSVTCILQQITYGVSFTVAVSTVLAKTITVVLAFKVNTPGRRMKWLLVSGAPTYIIPICITIQIILCAIWLGASPPSVDIDAYSEHDHIIIVCNKGSVTAFYSVLGYLGSLALGSFTVAFLARNLPDTFNEAKFLTFSMLLFCSVWVTFLPVYHSTKGKVMVAVEVFSILASSAGLLGCIFVPKCYIILLRPERNSLQKLREKTFSRTHIS; translated from the exons ATGCTCACTCTGCATTTCTTCTTCTGGCTCCTGAACATCCACCTCCTCATGTCCAACCTCACTCACCCCAAGTGCTTCTGGAGAACGaagcagaataaaaataaacatggagATATGGTGACAGGTTGTGGATTTTACCTTTTTGCAGTGCAGAGACCAGTGGACAAAGTGTATTTCAGGTTTACCCTGGATATGCT AATACCAACTCGAAACTACCAGTTTGCTCTGCCTTTGTCTTTTGCTGTGGAAGAAATCAACAGGAATCTATATCTTCTACCAAATGTGTCTCTCGTATTTTCCTTGTTCACTGACAAttataataaacaaacatttcaaaattcCATATACAATTCTGCAAAAAAGCATAGACTTCACCTTAACTACATCTGTAATGATAAACCCAAATGCTTTGTAATGATTACAGGACCAA CGTTTTATGTCCTTCAGCTCACCTATGGACCTTTCCATCCTATCCTGAATGATCGTGTACAATTTCCCAATCTGTATCAGATGGCACCCAAGGACACAGCTCTGGCCCTGGCCATGGTCTCTTTGATGCTTCATTTCAACTGGAACTGGGTTGGGCTGGCCATCTCAGATGATGACCAGGGTCTCCATTTTCTCTCAGATCTGAGAGGAGAAAGTGAAGTCCAAAGAGTCTGCTTAGCCTTTGTGATCATGATCCCAGTCAACATGGAGTTATACATGTCAAGAGCTGAAGTGTATAACAACCAAATTGAGACATCATCTACAAATGTTGTTATTATTTATGGTGACATAGGCAGTACTCTAGCTGTGTGTTTTAGAATGTGGGTATCACAGGGTATGCAGAGAATATGGGTTACCACCTCACAGTGGGATGTCACTACAAGTAAGAGAGACTTCACAGTTGACTCATTCCATGGGACTCTTGcttttgcacaccaccatgctgagATTTCTGGTCTTAAAAATTATGTTCAGATATTAAACCCTTCCAAATACACAGACCTATTCCTGGCAGGACTGGGGTGGATGTACTTTAGCTGTGAAGCCTCCACATCTAACTGTAAGACACTGGTGAACTGCTCATCGAATGCCTCACTGGAATGGTTAATGCTACAGAGTTTTGACATGGCCTTCAGTGATGATGCTTATGATATATACAATGCTGTGTATGCTGTGGCCCATGCTCTCCATGAAATGCTTCTTCAACAAGTAGAAAACCAGCCAATCAACACTGTGAGAGCACTAGATTCTGACTGCTCACAG CTGTACCCATTTCTGAAGAATATGCACTTTATTAATCCTGTTGGAGATATAATAAATatgaatcagaaagaaaaactgcAAGCCGAGTATGGGATTTACCACATTTGTAATTTCCCCCATGGTGTTGGACTCAAGGTTAAAATAGGAGAGTTTAAGCCGTATTTTCCACATGGTCAACAGCTCCATTTATATGAAGACATGATAGCGTGGACAACAGGAACTAGACAG ATGCCCTCTGCTGTGTGCAGTGTTGGTTGTTCCCCTGGATTCAGAAAATTCCAACAAGAAGGAATGGCAGCCTGCTGTTTTGATTGCATCCCCTGCCCAGCAaatgagatttccaatgagacag ATATGGATCAATGTATAAAGTGTCCAGAGGACCAGTATGCCAACGCAGAGCAGAACCACTGCCTGTACAAAGATGTGACCTTTCTGGCCTTTGATGACCCCTTGGGGATGACTCTGTCCTGTATGGCCTTGTGTTTGTCTGCATTCACCATTCTGGTTCTTGGGGTCTTTGTGAAGCACCAAGACACTCCCATTGTGAGGGCCAATAACCTCACTCTCAGCTACATCCTGCTCATCTCCctcatcttctgtttcctctgttccttGTTCTTCATTGGCCATCCCAACTCAGTCACCTGCATCCTGCAGCAAATAACATATGGAGTTTCGttcactgtggctgtttccactgtgttggCCAAGACAATTACTGTGGTTTTGGCTTTCAAAGTCAATACTCCTGGAAGAAGAATGAAGTGGCTCCTGGTATCAGGCGCACCAACCTACATCATTCCCATCTGCATCACCATCCAAATTATACTCTGTGCAATCTGGCTGGGAGCTTCTCCTCCGTCTGTTGACATTGATGCATACTCTGAGCATGACCACATCATCATTGTGTGCAACAAGGGCTCAGTAACTGCTTTCTACTCTGTCTTAGGATACCTGGGCTCTCTGGCCCTGGGGAGCTTCACTGTGGCTTTTTTGGCCAGGAATCTccctgacacattcaatgaagccaaatTCTTGACATTCAGCATGCTGTTGTTCTGCAGTGTCTGGGTCACTtttctccctgtctaccacagcaccaagggcaaggtcatggtggctgtggaggtctTCTCCATCTTAGCCTCCAGTGCTGGCTTGCTGGGATGCATCTTTGTTCCCAAGTGCTACATCATTTTGCTAAGACCAGAGAGAAATTCTCTTCAAAAGTTAAGAGAGAAAACATTTTCCAGGACTCacatttcataa
- the LOC131902640 gene encoding vomeronasal type-2 receptor 116-like isoform X3 has protein sequence MLTLHFFFWLLNIHLLMSNLTHPKCFWRTKQNKNKHGDMVTGCGFYLFAVQRPVDKVYFSKIKNGIQIPTRNYQFALPLSFAVEEINRNLYLLPNVSLVFSLFTDNYNKQTFQNSIYNSAKKHRLHLNYICNDKPKCFVMITGPMLAPSMSLAQFLEFSKYPQLTYGPFHPILNDRVQFPNLYQMAPKDTALALAMVSLMLHFNWNWVGLAISDDDQGLHFLSDLRGESEVQRVCLAFVIMIPVNMELYMSRAEVYNNQIETSSTNVVIIYGDIGSTLAVCFRMWVSQGMQRIWVTTSQWDVTTSKRDFTVDSFHGTLAFAHHHAEISGLKNYVQILNPSKYTDLFLAGLGWMYFSCEASTSNCKTLVNCSSNASLEWLMLQSFDMAFSDDAYDIYNAVYAVAHALHEMLLQQVENQPINTVRALDSDCSQLYPFLKNMHFINPVGDIINMNQKEKLQAEYGIYHICNFPHGVGLKVKIGEFKPYFPHGQQLHLYEDMIAWTTGTRQMPSAVCSVGCSPGFRKFQQEGMAACCFDCIPCPANEISNETDMDQCIKCPEDQYANAEQNHCLYKDVTFLAFDDPLGMTLSCMALCLSAFTILVLGVFVKHQDTPIVRANNLTLSYILLISLIFCFLCSLFFIGHPNSVTCILQQITYGVSFTVAVSTVLAKTITVVLAFKVNTPGRRMKWLLVSGAPTYIIPICITIQIILCAIWLGASPPSVDIDAYSEHDHIIIVCNKGSVTAFYSVLGYLGSLALGSFTVAFLARNLPDTFNEAKFLTFSMLLFCSVWVTFLPVYHSTKGKVMVAVEVFSILASSAGLLGCIFVPKCYIILLRPERNSLQKLREKTFSRTHIS, from the exons ATGCTCACTCTGCATTTCTTCTTCTGGCTCCTGAACATCCACCTCCTCATGTCCAACCTCACTCACCCCAAGTGCTTCTGGAGAACGaagcagaataaaaataaacatggagATATGGTGACAGGTTGTGGATTTTACCTTTTTGCAGTGCAGAGACCAGTGGACAAAGTGTATTTCAG caaaattaaaaacgGCATTCA AATACCAACTCGAAACTACCAGTTTGCTCTGCCTTTGTCTTTTGCTGTGGAAGAAATCAACAGGAATCTATATCTTCTACCAAATGTGTCTCTCGTATTTTCCTTGTTCACTGACAAttataataaacaaacatttcaaaattcCATATACAATTCTGCAAAAAAGCATAGACTTCACCTTAACTACATCTGTAATGATAAACCCAAATGCTTTGTAATGATTACAGGACCAATGTTAGCACCATCCATGAGCCTGGCACAATTTTTGGAGTTCTCCAAATATCCACAG CTCACCTATGGACCTTTCCATCCTATCCTGAATGATCGTGTACAATTTCCCAATCTGTATCAGATGGCACCCAAGGACACAGCTCTGGCCCTGGCCATGGTCTCTTTGATGCTTCATTTCAACTGGAACTGGGTTGGGCTGGCCATCTCAGATGATGACCAGGGTCTCCATTTTCTCTCAGATCTGAGAGGAGAAAGTGAAGTCCAAAGAGTCTGCTTAGCCTTTGTGATCATGATCCCAGTCAACATGGAGTTATACATGTCAAGAGCTGAAGTGTATAACAACCAAATTGAGACATCATCTACAAATGTTGTTATTATTTATGGTGACATAGGCAGTACTCTAGCTGTGTGTTTTAGAATGTGGGTATCACAGGGTATGCAGAGAATATGGGTTACCACCTCACAGTGGGATGTCACTACAAGTAAGAGAGACTTCACAGTTGACTCATTCCATGGGACTCTTGcttttgcacaccaccatgctgagATTTCTGGTCTTAAAAATTATGTTCAGATATTAAACCCTTCCAAATACACAGACCTATTCCTGGCAGGACTGGGGTGGATGTACTTTAGCTGTGAAGCCTCCACATCTAACTGTAAGACACTGGTGAACTGCTCATCGAATGCCTCACTGGAATGGTTAATGCTACAGAGTTTTGACATGGCCTTCAGTGATGATGCTTATGATATATACAATGCTGTGTATGCTGTGGCCCATGCTCTCCATGAAATGCTTCTTCAACAAGTAGAAAACCAGCCAATCAACACTGTGAGAGCACTAGATTCTGACTGCTCACAG CTGTACCCATTTCTGAAGAATATGCACTTTATTAATCCTGTTGGAGATATAATAAATatgaatcagaaagaaaaactgcAAGCCGAGTATGGGATTTACCACATTTGTAATTTCCCCCATGGTGTTGGACTCAAGGTTAAAATAGGAGAGTTTAAGCCGTATTTTCCACATGGTCAACAGCTCCATTTATATGAAGACATGATAGCGTGGACAACAGGAACTAGACAG ATGCCCTCTGCTGTGTGCAGTGTTGGTTGTTCCCCTGGATTCAGAAAATTCCAACAAGAAGGAATGGCAGCCTGCTGTTTTGATTGCATCCCCTGCCCAGCAaatgagatttccaatgagacag ATATGGATCAATGTATAAAGTGTCCAGAGGACCAGTATGCCAACGCAGAGCAGAACCACTGCCTGTACAAAGATGTGACCTTTCTGGCCTTTGATGACCCCTTGGGGATGACTCTGTCCTGTATGGCCTTGTGTTTGTCTGCATTCACCATTCTGGTTCTTGGGGTCTTTGTGAAGCACCAAGACACTCCCATTGTGAGGGCCAATAACCTCACTCTCAGCTACATCCTGCTCATCTCCctcatcttctgtttcctctgttccttGTTCTTCATTGGCCATCCCAACTCAGTCACCTGCATCCTGCAGCAAATAACATATGGAGTTTCGttcactgtggctgtttccactgtgttggCCAAGACAATTACTGTGGTTTTGGCTTTCAAAGTCAATACTCCTGGAAGAAGAATGAAGTGGCTCCTGGTATCAGGCGCACCAACCTACATCATTCCCATCTGCATCACCATCCAAATTATACTCTGTGCAATCTGGCTGGGAGCTTCTCCTCCGTCTGTTGACATTGATGCATACTCTGAGCATGACCACATCATCATTGTGTGCAACAAGGGCTCAGTAACTGCTTTCTACTCTGTCTTAGGATACCTGGGCTCTCTGGCCCTGGGGAGCTTCACTGTGGCTTTTTTGGCCAGGAATCTccctgacacattcaatgaagccaaatTCTTGACATTCAGCATGCTGTTGTTCTGCAGTGTCTGGGTCACTtttctccctgtctaccacagcaccaagggcaaggtcatggtggctgtggaggtctTCTCCATCTTAGCCTCCAGTGCTGGCTTGCTGGGATGCATCTTTGTTCCCAAGTGCTACATCATTTTGCTAAGACCAGAGAGAAATTCTCTTCAAAAGTTAAGAGAGAAAACATTTTCCAGGACTCacatttcataa